A window of Centropristis striata isolate RG_2023a ecotype Rhode Island chromosome 13, C.striata_1.0, whole genome shotgun sequence genomic DNA:
ggaagtaaaaaaggatggaggaaagaaggaaggaaagaaagaaggatggaggacggaaggaaagaagagaggaggaaaaggagaaagaatggaaaggagagagaaaggaaggaggatggaggaaagaaaggggaggaggagaagaaaggaaggaaaaaataaagaaggaaggagggagaaaaggagggaggcaggaaggaaagagggcagaaaggaaggaggaatgacagaaagacagaaagaaagaaagaaagaaagaaagaaagaaaggaggaaaggaaagggggggcgagggaagggaagaaggaaggaggatagaggaaggaatggaagcgggagggatgaaagaaggaaggaaggaggaaaggagaggaaatcaggaggaaggaaagaagagagaaaggaaaggagatggcggaaggaggaaagaaaagaagggaaggagcgaggaaaggaaaggaaggaaagaaagaaaggaggggcgagggaaggaaagaaggacggaggatagaggagggaggaaagaaggaagtacggaggaaagaagagaggaaggcaggaggagggaggaaagaaggaatagtcaaaacagattgggtcaatctgacccggaaggacgacaggagggttaatatatTTGCTCCCCTAAAGTGTGTGGAGTTGTTGTCTCTGCGAAATGGTTTGTGTTTCTCATTttgaccactagatggcagtaaAGGGCGTATCGATTATAACAAACATTGCAATAATGTCTGtacattttttacaactgtGTCAAAGTTTACCTTTATCTGAATAACTATGAGCCACGTTTTTTACACACTATTTTCTGTGTCCTGGGTCCTGTGCCAGTGTACCGTAGTTACACTATAAATAACGCAGACACACGTTTCCaatccaacagggggcgctgtgtTTACGTCACAAGCTGCTGCTCAACACAACCATTaacgtagaagaagaagaaagcagcGGAAGAAGATGTGCGAGTTTCGTTTCCGAGTGACCCAGTTAGCTTCTCCTGTTAGCATCAGTCAATAATCTTTATCTCCAACAATGGGATTGGCTGTTCATAATTCAGCAGTTAGCGTTTTTTAAGGGTTTGTTTCTGATTTTTATCACACAAGAAGCGATACCAAACAGAAGAGCATTGCTAGCTTAATGCGTAGCAACGAAACAGGCTAGCCGCTGTTAGCCTCTTTGGGTTAGCTTGGTGGCTCCGATAAAAATGAGTATATAAAATGAGTTGTCACACCTTCTGTTAGTAAGTTCACTGGTGTGGTTTGGGCTGTCTGTGCTAGCTGGCTGGCTGATTATCGATTATTGCTGGCTGATTGATTGACGCTTCCATATTTGGCTATCTTGGCTTAGCTAGCTTTACTTTTTCAGCTCCCTTGAATGTTCAGAGTGGTAAGTAcaatttgttatttactttcttttattaGCTTGATTAGTTAGCATCTATCATCCCATATCAACTAAACAGATCCCAGTCATTTGTGAGCTAACGGTAGTTGTAGCCAACGTGAATGCTAACCATTTGTTAATATACATCTAAATTTACTGATTACAATATCCAGCTATACATTAATGTCCTTAGTCGGCTAAATTGACAGTCTTCTGCGTATGTAGGAACATTTAGCCACGTTATTACGTTATAAGGGCTATTATGAAACGCTACTTCCTGTATCCCACTGAGATGAGGTGTGGAAAAAGCTTGATACACTTTAAACAAAAGCAGTAAGTGGTTTGTTCGTTTTTTTATAACTTGTTTTACaatttgtaaataaaatgaacatGTAAAGTCAATGTTATGATATTGTCACGTTATTTTTGTATGATTAGTGTAGAACGAAATCATGACACACAATGGGTGTGGTTGgaagtctgtttttatttagatgGCTCTTTAATAAGAGCTACTCCATTCCTCTAATGTTAAAGGATGGGAAATAGGTGTGTCTGGGCTTTGTTTTCCACTCATCTTTGCTAACGACAAACAGATGCACAATCTTTCAAAATAgcaaagtatatattttttggtccaATATGAGTATTGACATGCTGCACATATGTAAGAATGTCTGTGAATTTAACTGTAGCATTTAGCTACAGTTCTGACTCGCACAGCGGTGTTTGGTTACATGCCTATCCACCCATCATAATAATGACTTGCTCTAttttacatatagtgtgtgccTCCTCTCAGTTTTTAGCACTTAAACACATCGGGTGTCTGTGCTGCTTTGTGAATACAAATAATCATGTCTTCatgtcaataaaaacaaaacagttgaGCTTCAGAAATGGCGTTGTGTGGCCGGTTGTGTTTACTCTTGTGCTTCCAATCTATAAACCTGAGATCCTTTACAATTTCATGATGTATATTTCATCACTTGTTCTAATTCAAACCTTTACTAACAAGCCATCATGTCCTCTGTACTCCAGTCAGGACGTGACTCTACTGCCCCATGTCTGCTGAGGCTTCAGTAGGCAGTCATGCTGCTGACCAGCCTGCTGTTTCCCAGCCCGCCTTACACAACACAGAAGAGCTCAGAAATCGGGGTCTGCTGGGGAGCAAGTATGTCAAATTAAATGTGGGAGGCTCACTGCATTACACAACTGTCCAGACATTAAGCAAGGAAGACAGTCTGCTGCGGAGCATATGCAATGGAGGAACAGAGGTTTCCATCGACTCAGAAGGTGAGTGGATAATATATCTCTCTGCTGAGCACTGACATTTTTTAATCCAaactttctttattgtttttttctttctttacaaaCAGTCAGGATCTCAGTACTTACAAAAGACAATGGTTCCAGAACAAGCTTAAGATCCAGTTATTATGGACATATCAGCCCAGATGTAACCACCCACCCTGAACTACACACATTCAATCCATTCATACTCACAACATACATGTGCAAGGCACAGGTTACAAACAAGGGAACAGAAAGCGAAGAGACATAATACTAAGGAAAGATACAGATACATAGccattaaaagtaaataaataaaaacatacatacacatatacatatgaatattgaaaataaagtaataaggaataagtaagtaaaaaataaataagtaaattaaattaaaaaaattaaaaaaaagggggggggggctcaGGTTTCTGCTACAATATTCAGAGATTCAATGTATCTGGTAAAGGGCTGCCACCTCTTATAGAAACTGCCTGAGGACCCTTTTAAGGAGAGTCTAGTTTTCTCTAGTGTAATGCACTGCAGAACGTTCTGAATCCATTTacactgacattttttattggatccacattgttattgttttatgtcTTCAATGTGACATTGGTATCAGATTAGAAACAGTAAGTCTCACACCTGTGGTATCAGCCAGTTTTTGTGCTGTACGAGATCACTGTACTGATCTACTGCAGTGAGATTGATAGGAAAGACAATTGACTGTGACACACCGCGGGATTGTCTGCAATGACCTTTAGTACCAACTTTATCTTGTGTGGTCATGGTGTGGCCTGTCACATCATTTGTTTGAGAaaggtgtgtgtatatatgagctaaagctgttttaaagtatgttttaaaGCTTATCTCCAGCAGCGTGATGAACAGAAAAATGATTTGTGTGGATCCACTTCCTGAGTTTAATACCTAAATGTTGTGGGCGGggggttttttattttcattttgctcttTTCCCCCACCTCATATCATCTGTTCAAATGGGAGATGTAAAGctctatttattttcacaaataATTTCAAgctttaataatataaaaatgatttgtttcttccaaaaaaagcaaactttttcttttcattttcaagtGATATAATGAATGATAATAGTATAATAACTGTATATACCATTATAATGACTGGGTGCACATTGAGAGCAATTTGCTGATAACAAACAGTAGCAGAGATTACTGAGGAATGCAAATAACTCAAAATGATCTTTCCTGCTGTCCCAGGTTGGGTAGTTTTGGATAGGTGCGGCCGTCATTTTGGACTGGTGTTGAACTTCCTGCGCGATGGATCAGTTCCACTCCCAGAGGACCACAGAGAGCTGGATGAGGTTCTGAAGGAGGCCCAGTACTATCGTGTCCAGGGACTCGTCCAGCACTGCCTCAGTGCCATGCAGGTAAaaccattatatatatattttttcttcttgtagTACAACATTTCTATTGTTTTTGGTTTGTCAGGCTCAACAAGAAACTTATAGACATTCGTTGTCTTGtagtttaattaattgatacttATAAAAAGTGTAAGTTGcagatgttttttaattagcTTTCTTGGTTTACTTGCAGAAACAAAAGGATGTCTTTGAAACTGTGTGTCGCATCCCCATGATCACCTCCGCCAAAGAAGAGCAGAAGATGATAGCTACTTGTAGAAAGGTAAACTGCATCTTTTCTCAATATAAAGAAACCTTGACGAAAGTGTGTCATTAGAATAGCAGCTGTGAAACcctaaaatatacatatatagtatcttgttattttttaactttctcaGAATGTAACATACAAAGAGTTGGTTCTCTTTGTATGTACACACAATTTGTGAAGACAATTTTCCTTTTCCATACTAAAGAGTtgtctgtatttatttgtgtttcttgtcTCTATAGCCGGTAGTAAAATTGCAGAACAACAGAGGAAACAACAAATACTCTTACACCAGGTAAAAAAAGAATCAAGGCTGATTGAGCATAATGTCCTGCAGAGAGTatgaacatttattttacaaaccacacacaaaaaatcagTGTTGAATTTATTACTGAATCTCCCCTTTTTGGATTTGAAGTGCAAAGTGCTTCTAAATCCGAGTTGACACTCACGCTGTGTCTCTCCCCTGTGACCAGCAACTCTGACGACAACCTGCTGAAGAACATCGAACTGTTTGACAAACTGGTGCTGCGATTTAATGGCCGCGTCCTGTTTGTCAAAGACGTGCTTGGCGATGAGATCTGCTGTTGGTCTTTCTATGGTGAAGGCCGTAAAATCGCTGAAGTATGCTGCACTTCCATCGTCTACGCCACAGAGAAGAAGCAGACCAAAGTAAGGATAAATATTGTGCTGAAGCACCTCTAAAGAAAACTAATAAACACATATCTGTGACAGAACAAGGGTAGCTCTTCCCACtggtttccagtctttatgctaagacAGCTGTGGCTTTGTTTTGGGATTACCTGGGATTATCCAAGCTTTATTTGCAGCGTCTTGCGCGGTGGAGCCAGGTGCAGTTGACTTGACAttatacagtggcttgcaaatgtattcatcccccttggatgtttcacccttttgttgcttttacacatgaaatcatggtggatataatttggcctttttaaaaagaatttgcaaaaaaaaacttctttaatatcaaagtgaaaacagatttttacaaaatagtatacatgaattaaaaatatataaggtaaaataaatgagtgcataagtattcataccctttaaagtaactgaactaattcaacagagttccagctagttgatgcagcgaTGTGAttaatgtgtaaaagcaacaaaaggtcGAAAAttccaaggggtatgaatacttttgcaaggcacTGTAGGTGCATGTGCACTGTGTCCTTAAGTTCTCAGTCAGATCCTCCCCTAGTCCAAATATTGTCACCTCaggctgtaaaaaaatatttatatgacaGCTAATGAGCGGTATCGTTTCTCTCATCTTACTCTCTGCTGAAAAGGGTAGTTTCCAAAATGTGTAACTATATCTTTTAAGTCACCATTTTTAAAGCAGATAAATTGTTTTAGCTAACAAAAGTCGGTTAAATAGCTAACTAACCAACTTTTGCATGTCTGTTCATCCTGTTTGAACACGTTATTTCTGCACAGCTGTAGAGAAAGATTATATTTTTAGGATTATATTGATTGTAGTGTTAGATTCCAGTGGTGGCTGCAGAGGATTTTTTCTCACTCGTGTGATCCAAAGATTTCCAATAACTTGGGCATTGTAAAGTCCAAAAGTCAAAATTGATTAATAAAATAGATGTTATAATTTCCAAAAATCACAACACGTTTTTATCTTGTGTAATATTCTTCTTTCAGTACTGATTGATGGCAATCAGCcgctaaaaataaacattttcactgcagtaaaaaaaaaacagtttactgTGACGCACCTGTATTAACTGAGCACCTGAGCGGTCTAGCAGCAATCTTAACAGCACTATAAATTACATCTGTTTATCAAACagatataatttaatttttttcattcaataaaaaaaagacataattatttatttagtttgatGTCTTGATAAAACAGGACGACATACATTCAAAGCGTTATTTAAAAACCTCAGCAGAAAAGCAATaagtgcaatttaaaaaaagcactaATTTTATGgattatacactactggtcaaaagttttagaacacaccaacttttccagaatttaattgaaaatgatgcagtttaatgtctcagtgtactctgaaattaatgcacatttgcaacatttaaaattctttattgagcatgatagtgttttgaaagtaaaaaaaagattcaaaatcacattttatgttggactaaaggactaaaaaaagacaccaaatgaccaaaaaaagacacaaaatgacataaaagaaaaccaatagacacaaaatgactaaaaaaagacacaaaacgaccaaaaaaagacacaaaatgacttacaaagacaagaaaagaattcaaaaatggacaaaatagcccaagactccatagagataaattgttaacccatttcttgttccctgaaaaaggcctacttgtataattctgaaatgtacattattttccagttttggttaaccttacctttttttatttacctctggcagttcaccacttacctttggaccctttcaagctgttcatttgacttgaactgcttgaatttcaataaaaaactggaaaaattggggtgttctaaaacttttgaccggtagtgtatattaaatgtattatattaattattgtgCACCAAACAAGTCTGAAACTGAATCCATTGTTTTCAGGTTGAGTTTCCAGAGGCTCGAATCTTTGAAGAAACCCTCAATATCCTGATTTACGAGAACGGCAGAGGATCTGTTCCAGGAGGCTTACACCTTTTAGACTCGAGAGGCTCCGGCTCCTCGATGGGAACGGAGGAGGAGGGCGCCACAGGAGGCGACCGGCGCGTCAGACGGATCCACGTGAGGAGGCATATAATGCATGACGAAAGAGGGCACGGCCAGCAAACCGTGTACAAGGACTAATAATGTGAAAACAAGAAGCACAGGAGAGTggcttcatgtgtgtgtgttttttttttcttggatgCTAGAATGAAAGAGACGTCCTTGATCATAGCAATAGCTTGCTAGGTAGTTATTTAATGAAATGTCTTTAGAGGTCACTGCACAGAAATGTAGGAGTCGATGACTGATCTGTAACTGAAGTTGTTTGGACACGAAAAAATGCTTctgtttacaagaaaaacaaaaagtgtaCATTATTTAAATAGGATATGTGTAGAATTTACCTGGGACGTGAAACTGGCATAAACCTCCTGCAAGTTACGGAACGGGGCGTGAAAACCCAACTCCCACCGCACCTGTTAATGTGGGTGTTAATGATATGCACTGGCGCCCTCCTCTGTGTTTGACTCATAGGAAACACTGTCTTTCTTCAGGTTGTCAAACATCTGTTGCCTTTTCATAAGTCGGACTGATGTGCTGCCCTGAACAGAGGACGGTCAAGTTTAGCCTAGATATGTTAACACTGGAATAAAACTGAGTAGCCATTTTGTAGGGAGGTTGTCTATGAATGAGATTGTTGAGCAGCtcgatttttctttatttaaattcttAATGCTGTTGCTTcaagatgtttttattaattaatttatgaaCCTAATTTATTGTTTGGTATTTAACTTTTGTATTGTATGCAATCTTTGTGTTAACTAGTGCTCAAgtgagttttaatttttttttggaatgATACAATGCACTCTATAGCACACACCAGACTTTGAATTTACTCCTGTAAATGACGAAATAGTGAACTTACATTTCAGTTTAATGTTTCAAGAGGAACCATGACCATTTCTTTGATAATGTATTTCATTCTGAGCCATGATCTTTCGCTTTATGTCTTATACCAAACCACTGAAAATTGCTCAACCTTATTGGCCAtacatgatgatgaatcaattaaGGCAATTAATACTGGGTTGTATTTTAATTTCCCTCAGAGAGAggattcacattttctttctgaTTTTCACCATTGTCTTTATAAACATAATCACTCtgaatactgaaaaaaacattgaatgagagcAATATGTATCTCAGACCCTTTTATAAAATCACCTTGGATTTAAAATATGCACTAATATGACTTCCGTCCAATAGTGGTCATGGGAACGTTCTGAATAAATGACTTATGAAATCCAACTTCAAGTTTCTTGGTCTTACTTTACCCTTCTTTTCCTAAAGTGTAATAAGAATGGACTCAATACATGCAGTACATGTTACAGAAAGCctcaaaacatttaatttattcaaacTGCTGAACAAAGGAAAGTAATCATAGCAGATACTCCATGCAGTGTCATGGATTTTTTTGGGATATTATTCATTGTTACTGTATCTATTATACTGAACAAAACCTAAGTCCAGATTTGAactctttatttgtatttatggaTAATGCTACTTTGCTGAAATTATCATCAAATTGTTTAGgacttaaaaatgtaaacaatttaaacaaaatacaagCAAAGAAATGGTTCAAGTCATCCAGTattttatcgttttttttttcttcagatctttattaacaatgagggaaatacaggcattcagtatataaacaagacatacaaagaaaaaatgtcagttacagtatctgtacaaatatatatcaataaaataataacataataaggcaCATAGGGTATAAGGTGCTTCCGTTTACATTATTCTGGGGTTTCTGAAAATACGTTTTTAAAGTATATGAGAGTGCGTATATGAAAGTTTTTATATAAAATTTCAATTATATTATGAAAACACTAAAGTTAGGGAGGGATTAGGAAAACTTCATCTTGTGGATATGAAATTTACCCATCAAAAGCATAAGATTTGTTATAAAGCACactgttttgttattagattcaaattttgagataatatttttaggttaaaaaatgatGGTCTGTCCAGTCTTATCAAGTATGAAGTTTTCcatatccctccaaaatatagatgacaatgggcaagtataaaataaatgtaaagttgtcTCTGGCTCATCTCCACAGTCCAATGTTTTATCGTTTGTATTTTACGCGGCGCTGCTGTGACGTCACTTCCGGTAGCTTTCGGGGGTCCCGCCCGGCGccaaaataataactttagtGAGAAACATGATGgtgtcagagagagaggcagcaggTATCCGCAGGTTTGTGTGTGGCCAGCTCCGGGATGAGCCAGACCTCAGGTAGAGGAAGAGTCCGGGATTTATTTGATAAAGTTTAATTTGTTCCGAGAATAAGTTTACAGGCCTGGGAgcgtgtttgtttttgttt
This region includes:
- the kctd13 gene encoding BTB/POZ domain-containing adapter for CUL3-mediated RhoA degradation protein 1, which produces MSAEASVGSHAADQPAVSQPALHNTEELRNRGLLGSKYVKLNVGGSLHYTTVQTLSKEDSLLRSICNGGTEVSIDSEGWVVLDRCGRHFGLVLNFLRDGSVPLPEDHRELDEVLKEAQYYRVQGLVQHCLSAMQKQKDVFETVCRIPMITSAKEEQKMIATCRKPVVKLQNNRGNNKYSYTSNSDDNLLKNIELFDKLVLRFNGRVLFVKDVLGDEICCWSFYGEGRKIAEVCCTSIVYATEKKQTKVEFPEARIFEETLNILIYENGRGSVPGGLHLLDSRGSGSSMGTEEEGATGGDRRVRRIHVRRHIMHDERGHGQQTVYKD